CCTCGGCCTGCTCGAGCGTCCCGCCTTCTTCGCGCTGCCGGCGCAGGTCTCTGCCCCGGGCCGCGACGGCTATCGCGACGAGATCGCGCTCGCGCTCGGGGCTCGCCGGCACCGGGTGGTGGTGGAGCGGACAACGCCCCCGCCCGCCTTCGCCGTCCTGCGCGATCACCTGCTGCAGCTCGCCGCCCCACACCTCGAGGGCAATCCGCCGCCCGACGCCACTTGACGTAAACGTTCGACATGTAACGTCATTTGACGCCTCCGCTCGAGTCAACCAGATTGAAGCACGCGCGGTGCATGCAGCGCATCCGCATCGCGTATCCATAACGACTCGACCGCAGACCGCTCGCAGCCTGGCTTCGAGCGAAGCGGCGCAACGCCCGGAGGGAGGAGGCAGAAGATGATCCTGGGCTCGGCACGCAAGCCCGCGGCCCCTTCAGCCGCAGTGGGACGAACGGAGACGCGCGCGGCCGAACTGGACGACTTCGGCCTGCTCGGCCGCGCGCCCTGCTTTGCCGCCGCGATGGATCTGGTGCGGCGCTATGCCGGAACCAGCGCCCATGTGCTGATCCAGGGCGAGACCGGCACCGGCAAGGAACTGGCGGCGCGCGCCATGCACTACCTCGGGCCGCGCCGCTACAAGCCCTTCGTGCCGATCAACTGTGGCGCCCTGCCCGACAACCTGGTCGAGAACGAGCTGTTCGGCCATGCCCGCGGCGCCTTCACCGACGCACGCGAGAGCCAGCCCGGCGTTGTGGGCGACGCCGACGGCGGCACGCTGTTCCTGGACGAGATCGAATGCCTGTCGCACAAGGGCCAGGTGGCCCTGCTGCGCTTCCTGCAGGACGGGCACTACCGCCCGCTCGGCGGGCGCAGCCTGGTGCAGGCCGACGTGCGCGTGATCGCCGCCAGCAACCGCGACTTCGAGGCCATGGTGCAGGAGGGCAGTTTCCGCCAGGACCTGTTCTATCGCCTCGCGATCATGTCGGTCACGCTGCCGCCGCTGCGCACGCGCGGCGAGGACGTGCTGCAGCTCATCGAGCACTTCCTGCAGCGCTTCGCGCGCCTGTACGAACGGCCGGCGCCCGTACTCGACGATCGGGCGCGACACCAGGCGCTGGCCTACGCCTGGCCCGGCAACATCCGCGAGCTCGAGAACGTGGTGCACCGCCAGTTCCTGCTCGCCGACGGCGGCGCGCTGCGCCTGGAGCTC
This region of Thauera sp. JM12B12 genomic DNA includes:
- a CDS encoding sigma-54 dependent transcriptional regulator yields the protein MILGSARKPAAPSAAVGRTETRAAELDDFGLLGRAPCFAAAMDLVRRYAGTSAHVLIQGETGTGKELAARAMHYLGPRRYKPFVPINCGALPDNLVENELFGHARGAFTDARESQPGVVGDADGGTLFLDEIECLSHKGQVALLRFLQDGHYRPLGGRSLVQADVRVIAASNRDFEAMVQEGSFRQDLFYRLAIMSVTLPPLRTRGEDVLQLIEHFLQRFARLYERPAPVLDDRARHQALAYAWPGNIRELENVVHRQFLLADGGALRLELGVEDCAHSGTTVAAPEGLADMDMKTAKATVIARFERDYLEQLIAATGGNVSAAAQRAGKERRAFGKLLKKYGIERNRYAG